TCCAACGTGTTGTACACCCCTCTGTTTACACTGAATTTCTCCTCGCAGAACCGGACAAAATCCAAGTCCGGCAAATGAATGACCGTTGTTTCAATATCGCGGTTGAACTCTTGCAGGTAATGGGCTTGATAATGTGTTTCCTGATTTTTATTCAGCAGCTGTTCCTTTGCAGTATCGCAATCTTCGGCTAGCTGTTTTTTTAGGTCTTCCACATTTCTGAACTTCTTTTCTCTTCTGATGAAGCTACAAATTTCCACTTTCAAAAGCTCGCCGTAAATCTCTTTATCAAATTCAAATATATGAACTTCAAATACCTTTTCTTTAAGATCTTCTTCAAATGTCGGTTTTACCCCGATATTCATCACTCCGCCATACCGCTCGTCGCCATGCTGAATTTCAACACTGTACACCCCATTAAGCGTGGGGAAATTGATGCCGGACTGAATATTTAAATTTGCAGTAGGGAAACCGATCTTCCTGCCGATTTTATTTCCTGCTACAACAATTCCTTCAAAACATGACTCTATATTCTCGTAAACTTTTTGAATGACCATAGTGCCCCTCCATTCCTTTTTACTTATTATTTCCAAAGCAATTTCCGTGCCATATGGACGATTTATAAAAGAAATTTTACGAAATTTATAGAAAATTCCGTCTTCTTCGACTAAACTCTTACTTTGAGGGGGGAAAACAATGAACTTTGATATGAACTTTAATGTGAACCTTACACAGACGCTTACTCAAAAACTTTCTATGGAGCAAGTCCAGCATTTAGCAATCTTACAGCTCTCGTCAGTAGAATTAGAATCTTACATACGTGAGAAAGCCAATGAAAACCCGCTACTTACACTAACCGAAGCAAATTTGCAGTCGATGGATAACTTAATTGACTTATCATCCATTCAAACCGATTATCGGTCCGGCAACTATGCCAACAGTGAATTTTTGCAAAGCCTGATTGTTGAAAAACATTCGGATGTGGATTTTCTAATTGAACAGATTCCGTTGAACATGAACCTTTCACCAACAGATCTGAAAATATTAAAATATTTAATTCATCATCTTGATCACAATTATTTTTTGGATGTGGATTTGAATGAAGTTGCCGACAAATTCGATGTTGATGTGTTTCATGCTGAAGACATATTGAGACTTCTCCAGACTTTTGAACCGATTGGGGTAGGGGCAAGAGATTTAAAGGAATTTTTGCTGCTGCAAGTACAGAGCGATCCAGATGCACCGTGTTTGGCAGCTGACTTTATTTGCAACCATTTAGAAAAGGTCGCCAATCTATCGATCAAATTTTTAAGCAGCTGTTACAAAATTTCAGTTAAAGAAACACAGAATATTATTTTTTATATTAAAAGCCTGAGACCCGTTCCTTCTGTGCAAAATCCTGCAAGCGAAGAATATATCATCCCTGATATATCCGTGGAGAAAATAAAGAATGAGTGGATTATTAATACGCAAAGCCAATTAAAATCATCTTTGACCATCAACGAGGAATATGTGGAATTACTAAAACAGAATGATGAAAACGAAAATTATTTTCAAGATTGTTTAAAGGATGTCATGCTTTTAATGTACGGAATAGAACAGCGAGACCGCACTTTATATAAACTGACAAGAACATTGCTCACTATTCAATCCGACTTTTTTGAAAAAGGTATGGAAAGTTTGGAACCTATTAATTTAAAAGACATTGCAGTATTGCTCGATCTGCATGAATCCACAATTAGCCGGGCTATCAAAAATAAATATTTAAAAACACCACATGGCATTTATTCGTTCAAATCTCTGTTTCCGAAAGGGATTGCGAATAAGTCCGGCAAAAAGGATTCGGTTATGCTGATTAAACAAAAAATAGCGGACTATGTAGACAATGAGGATAAGGTTGCACCGCTGACTGATCAGCAAATTACCGAGAAACTGTTACAGGAAGATATAAAGATTTCACGCAGAACGGTCGCTAAATATAGAGAGGCATTAAATATTCTCAACTCGGATAAACGAATTTATTTGTACCGGCAGTAATGCTTTACTATAAAAGATTTGGCACTATATTTATGTTTTACCTTATATTGCCTGAAAAATTCTAGTATGCTACTATCCTAAAAAGGATAAATTTGGGGAAATTTATTCTTTTTGTGGGGGAAATGAATCGATACAAAGGGAGTGACGACATTGGGTAAATTGGATGGAAAAGTGGCGATTATAACAGGTGCTGCTCGTGGACAAGGCGCTGCTCATGCAAAAGCGTTTATCGAAGAAGGTGCAAAAGTAGCGATCACTGATATTTTAACGGAAGAAGGCGCACAACTGGCCAAACAACTTGGAGCGGAAAATTGCAAGTTTTATAAACATGATGTGACGAACTTAAAAGAGTGGGAATCGATTGTTTCAGATGTTGAAAACACATTTGGTCCTGTCAATATATTAATCAATAATGCCGGAATCGGTTTAAAGAAATCGATTGTCGATATGACCGAAGAAGAATACCGGAAAATTATCGATGTCAATCAAGTAAGTGTCTTTCTAGGAATGAAATCAGTAATTCCATCGATGCTGAAAATGAACAGCGGATCGATTGTAAATATTTCATCTATCGCAGGGCTTTTAGGAAGTAAAGATGGCTCTGTTGCATATGATGCATCTAAATTTGCTGTTACCGGAATGACGAAATCTATTGGTCTTGAGATGGCACATACGGGAATCCGGGTTAACTCGGTCCATCCCGGTATTATTATGACGCCAATGGTTATGACAAAAGACGAAAATCCTACTGTTACGGATTCAATCGGCAAACTGTTGAACCATGTCCCTATGCAACGCGGGGCTACACCTGAAGAAGTCACGAAGCTCGTGCTGTTTTTAGCAAGCGATGACTCCAGCTATTCAACAGCATCGGAGTTTGTAATTGATGGCGGTTTGACAGCCAACCGATACGGATGAACGGATAATTAAAAAACCGGACCATTTTATGGCGCTATAATGAGCGTCAAAATGGTCCGGTTTTGTTTTTGGGTAAGGTAGGACTTTATCATTTATATCCAAGCATGATTTTTTCGAAGGTAACTCACTGTTTCTTTATTGAAAACCCGTTTTTCATTCCGGTAATTAGTGCGTTGTTTGGATTTTTCGTATAAATATCGTTCTTCGATTGTTTCAGGATAAACTTGCGGTATTTTAGTAGGTTTACCGGCTGAATCAAGCGCTATAAATGTAAAATAGGAAATCGCCGCGATCTTGCTTTCCCCTGTCCGCATATTTTCGGCATGCACTTTGATGAACACTTCCATCGAGCTCGTCCCTGTCCAAACGACAAACGATTCGAATGTAACGGATTCTTCCGGACGGATCGGTGTTAAAAACTCTACAGTATCAACCGATGCTGTGACACATTCTCGCCTGCTATGTTTTGCCGCAGATATTGAAGCAACTTGGTCCATGTCGCTCAACAGTCTGCCGCCAAATAGTGTATTATGATTATTAAAATCATTCGGGAATACCCGACTTGAACGAATTACTCTTGAAGCATTACAAGGTTTTGACTCTTCCATTTTTTATCATCTCCAACGAATACTATTCTAAATTTTCTAAAAATTCTTTTGTTGACCATAATAAATCATTTCATTTGAAGAATCAATGTTAATTTAAATTATTTTATACGGCTTATTATGTTCGGTAGGTGATTAATTGATTCGATCGGGAGGGTGGGATTTTATTAGAAGTTTTGGGGTGGATATTAGAAAAAGGCGGTTGCTTATTAGATGATTTGAGTGTTTTATTTGCGCATTTGACGGGGTTATTAGAACATTTGGGAGATGTCGGGAACAGATTTCACTTTTCAATTATTATTGCGTATCTTTTAAAGTGTGCCGTTTTTATTAGAACATTTCGTGCGGATATTAGAAAATGGCGGTGGCTTATTAGAAGATTCGGGTGATTTATTTGAACATCTGAAGGGGTTATTAGCACATTTGGCAATTATATTAGAACTTCCGGATTTTATTAGAAGATTTTCCGGGATATTAGAACTTTTTAAGTTTTATTAGAACATCTCGGGAAAAAAAAAGACTGTAAGGAAATTAACCCTACAGTCCTATTTCATATACATATCGACCAATTCATAGCATCGCTCTTTTGTTAACTGGGCTTGAGTGCTTACATACTGTAGTGTTTCCATCGATCCTCCTTTATATTGCAAGGCGTCCTCTGTTGCCTTTTCGTCGCGGTATTCCAACCAGTCACGCTGCTCTACTCTTAGTTTGCTCATGTCATTAGGAGGCAACGTTTTCTTTAGATCTGCGTAGATTTCATTTAATAGCATATCCCATTCCGAGAATATTTCTCCCTCTGCTGCTGTCATTTCTACTTGGATCCCTTGTTCGAAAATTTCATCATACTCTTTAACACTTTTTTCTATATCCGCTAATTTAGCGAGGTACTTTTCCTTCAAGCTGACAGATGAATCTTCGGGTTCTCCAGGAGGGGGATTGCCTTCTTCGTCCCCGTTCGCGGAATTTTGTTCAAAGCTTTCTCTGATACTTTTATTAATTTCCGTTTCGGCTTCTACAATCATGGTTTCCAGCTCTTTTTTCAAACTGTTGTCCAATGCCGGATTTTCCAACAGCGGATGTGCTTTTTCCAAAACTCGGTCCCAATCGGCCTGATCATTTGCTTCCTTTACTTCTTTAAATTCCTGAAGTTGTGCAGATAAAACTTTTGTCTCTTCATCGGCTATACTATTTTCCTGGATTAATGTTAATGCTTCTTCGTATTCCTCATTTTCCAACGCTACGATGACTTTGTCTTTTATTTGCTCCTCACTTTCAGTACCGCAGCCGGCTAGCAATAAGCAAGCAGTAAACATTCCTACTAATTTCTTCATGTTGTTTTCCTTCTCTCTATTACAGGCTACTATTTAAGGGCAATTCAATATAAACTTCCGTACCTTTTCCGTATGCGCTAGTCACTTCAATTGTCCCGCCGTGCTTTAAAATGATCGTGCGGGAAATCGCTAATCCAAGTCGGGCACCAACAGATTTCACATCTGCTTTATAAAAGGAATTCATAATTTGCTGTAATTGTTCTTCCTTTATTCCAATTCCTTCATCCCGAATCATACAAATTGCCTTCCCATTCGATTCGTACTGCTGGATAACGATTTCGCTGTTATGAGGCGAAAACTTAATCGCATTGTCGAGTGTATTCAATAATACTTGCCGGATTTTATCTTCATCAGCGTAAATAGAAACTGGCGTAGCGCTAAGTTTCATGCGGATATTCTTTTCATTCGCTTTACTTTGCAACTGTAATGTCACTTCTTCAATCAGTGTCGCATATGCAAACTTTGTCGGGTGCAGCTCAATGCGGTTTGACTCATATCTTGAGAAATTCAGGAGATCCTCCACCAATTTTATGAGGCGATCAGATTCACTATTGATCATCCGTAAACCAAAGCTGATTTCTTTTTCCGTTAATCCTTCCGGTGACTCCAACATTTCTGCCCACCCTTTTATTCCTGTCAGCGGTGTCCGAAGCTCATGAGAAATCGAGGAGATGAAATCATTTTTTAACTGGTCCGTTTTGACAATCTCATCCGCCATATAATTCAGTGTTTTTGACATTTCGCCTAATTCGTCCGGATAATCTTCTTTGATTCTATTTTCGAAGTGACCTTTCGCCATTGTCTCTGTATATTGAATGATTTCATTAAATGGCTTCACAATCGACTGGGCAAGCTGAAGGGCTACAAGAAAGACAATTGCCGCAACTCCGAGACAAAGTAAGAATCCGTATCCCAACAGGCTTTGAATGAGAAGATTAGTCTCTGTTAAAGACGTAGTATAACGAAGGACACCTATCACTTTCCCGTCAAGCAGCAGCGGGATATACGTTGCCAAAACTTTCTCTTCCGTCTGTTCAAGCTCCTCTTTTTCATAATAAGGACTGTAGGAAGAAAAGAGATGCGGATCCACTGTATAGCTGATGTCTTCATAAAATCCTGTAGAAGACTGGATCATATCACCTTCGCTATTTAGCAGCTGCAGTTCCGCGCCGTCAAACTCGTAACTTTTTACAACAAAGTCACTAAAATCTTTTATTCTGTTGGAAGTAAGCTCGATTTCATTGGCCCATCTAGGATGGATCGCTTCCACATGTTGTTGAAACGTATTGGCAATTCCTTGGTAATAATACTTTGTCATTGCGCCCCAAAATACCGTCATTACAAGGGTTAACGTCAAAATGATGATAATCATGAAATAAAGTATGACTTTACGTTTCATTTGTTAACCTTCCAAAGGTAACCGCGTCCCCATTCAGTACATAAATACATTGGGGAGGAAGGATCTTTTTCGATTTTCTGACGAATCCGTCTAATATTGACGTCCACTACTTTTAATTCGCCTACATAATTTTCGCCCCATAC
Above is a window of Solibacillus isronensis DNA encoding:
- a CDS encoding riboflavin kinase codes for the protein MVIQKVYENIESCFEGIVVAGNKIGRKIGFPTANLNIQSGINFPTLNGVYSVEIQHGDERYGGVMNIGVKPTFEEDLKEKVFEVHIFEFDKEIYGELLKVEICSFIRREKKFRNVEDLKKQLAEDCDTAKEQLLNKNQETHYQAHYLQEFNRDIETTVIHLPDLDFVRFCEEKFSVNRGVYNTLDKWFAEHQVVNIIRRRMTILRFLYWVTVYIPQECKLEFGPKGLTEQLSFYYMNHVKGEK
- the rpoN gene encoding RNA polymerase factor sigma-54 yields the protein MNFDMNFNVNLTQTLTQKLSMEQVQHLAILQLSSVELESYIREKANENPLLTLTEANLQSMDNLIDLSSIQTDYRSGNYANSEFLQSLIVEKHSDVDFLIEQIPLNMNLSPTDLKILKYLIHHLDHNYFLDVDLNEVADKFDVDVFHAEDILRLLQTFEPIGVGARDLKEFLLLQVQSDPDAPCLAADFICNHLEKVANLSIKFLSSCYKISVKETQNIIFYIKSLRPVPSVQNPASEEYIIPDISVEKIKNEWIINTQSQLKSSLTINEEYVELLKQNDENENYFQDCLKDVMLLMYGIEQRDRTLYKLTRTLLTIQSDFFEKGMESLEPINLKDIAVLLDLHESTISRAIKNKYLKTPHGIYSFKSLFPKGIANKSGKKDSVMLIKQKIADYVDNEDKVAPLTDQQITEKLLQEDIKISRRTVAKYREALNILNSDKRIYLYRQ
- a CDS encoding SDR family NAD(P)-dependent oxidoreductase — its product is MGKLDGKVAIITGAARGQGAAHAKAFIEEGAKVAITDILTEEGAQLAKQLGAENCKFYKHDVTNLKEWESIVSDVENTFGPVNILINNAGIGLKKSIVDMTEEEYRKIIDVNQVSVFLGMKSVIPSMLKMNSGSIVNISSIAGLLGSKDGSVAYDASKFAVTGMTKSIGLEMAHTGIRVNSVHPGIIMTPMVMTKDENPTVTDSIGKLLNHVPMQRGATPEEVTKLVLFLASDDSSYSTASEFVIDGGLTANRYG
- a CDS encoding acyl-CoA thioesterase translates to MEESKPCNASRVIRSSRVFPNDFNNHNTLFGGRLLSDMDQVASISAAKHSRRECVTASVDTVEFLTPIRPEESVTFESFVVWTGTSSMEVFIKVHAENMRTGESKIAAISYFTFIALDSAGKPTKIPQVYPETIEERYLYEKSKQRTNYRNEKRVFNKETVSYLRKNHAWI
- a CDS encoding lysozyme inhibitor LprI family protein; amino-acid sequence: MKKLVGMFTACLLLAGCGTESEEQIKDKVIVALENEEYEEALTLIQENSIADEETKVLSAQLQEFKEVKEANDQADWDRVLEKAHPLLENPALDNSLKKELETMIVEAETEINKSIRESFEQNSANGDEEGNPPPGEPEDSSVSLKEKYLAKLADIEKSVKEYDEIFEQGIQVEMTAAEGEIFSEWDMLLNEIYADLKKTLPPNDMSKLRVEQRDWLEYRDEKATEDALQYKGGSMETLQYVSTQAQLTKERCYELVDMYMK
- a CDS encoding sensor histidine kinase; translated protein: MKRKVILYFMIIIILTLTLVMTVFWGAMTKYYYQGIANTFQQHVEAIHPRWANEIELTSNRIKDFSDFVVKSYEFDGAELQLLNSEGDMIQSSTGFYEDISYTVDPHLFSSYSPYYEKEELEQTEEKVLATYIPLLLDGKVIGVLRYTTSLTETNLLIQSLLGYGFLLCLGVAAIVFLVALQLAQSIVKPFNEIIQYTETMAKGHFENRIKEDYPDELGEMSKTLNYMADEIVKTDQLKNDFISSISHELRTPLTGIKGWAEMLESPEGLTEKEISFGLRMINSESDRLIKLVEDLLNFSRYESNRIELHPTKFAYATLIEEVTLQLQSKANEKNIRMKLSATPVSIYADEDKIRQVLLNTLDNAIKFSPHNSEIVIQQYESNGKAICMIRDEGIGIKEEQLQQIMNSFYKADVKSVGARLGLAISRTIILKHGGTIEVTSAYGKGTEVYIELPLNSSL